In Polaribacter sp. L3A8, a genomic segment contains:
- a CDS encoding aldehyde dehydrogenase → MDIINILQAQRNYFSEQQTKDISFRKECLKKLEKELIKRESAIVKALHDDFKKSEYEAVLTETSIVLSELKMTIDKLTSWAKPKSVLPSLLNFPSSAKIHKEPYGAVLVIAPWNYPHQLAFAPLIGAIAAGNTVVLKPSELTPNTSAITKKIIETVFDKKQVAVIEGGVEVSTKLLAQRWDYIFFTGSVFVGKIVAKAAAEFLTPITLELGGKSPCIVDKTANIKLAAKRIVWGKFINGGQTCIAPDYLLIHKSKKEEFVNCFKNELIKAYGENPETSKDFPRIINLKNFNRLALMLENESFLIGGKTNKEDLFITPTLINEPSLDSEVMKGEIFGPILPVISYESEEEIDKIISKYDKPLAFYIFSTDKKIAKKMIAKYSFGGGTINDTTVHFVNHRLPFGGVGESGIGSYHGKLTFEIFSHSKGVVTRGNWLDLTIRYAPYTDKLKKLRALLKWT, encoded by the coding sequence ATGGATATAATTAATATTTTGCAAGCGCAAAGAAATTACTTCTCAGAACAACAAACAAAAGATATTTCTTTTAGAAAAGAGTGTTTAAAAAAACTAGAAAAAGAACTTATTAAAAGAGAGTCTGCTATTGTAAAAGCATTGCACGATGATTTTAAAAAATCTGAATATGAAGCCGTTTTAACAGAAACCTCTATTGTATTGTCTGAATTAAAAATGACAATCGATAAACTTACCTCTTGGGCAAAACCAAAAAGTGTTTTACCATCCCTTTTAAACTTTCCTTCTTCGGCAAAAATACACAAAGAACCTTATGGAGCCGTTTTAGTAATTGCTCCCTGGAACTATCCGCATCAATTAGCTTTTGCTCCATTAATAGGCGCAATTGCAGCAGGAAATACTGTTGTTTTAAAACCCTCTGAACTTACACCAAACACAAGTGCAATTACCAAAAAAATAATTGAAACCGTTTTTGATAAAAAACAAGTTGCAGTTATTGAGGGTGGTGTTGAAGTTTCTACAAAATTATTAGCACAACGTTGGGATTATATTTTCTTTACAGGAAGTGTTTTTGTAGGGAAAATTGTAGCAAAGGCTGCTGCAGAATTCCTTACTCCTATTACCTTAGAATTAGGAGGTAAAAGTCCTTGTATTGTTGATAAAACAGCTAACATTAAATTAGCTGCTAAAAGAATTGTTTGGGGAAAATTTATTAACGGAGGACAAACTTGTATTGCACCAGACTACTTATTGATTCACAAATCAAAAAAAGAAGAATTTGTTAATTGCTTTAAAAACGAATTGATAAAAGCTTATGGAGAAAACCCCGAAACCTCCAAAGATTTTCCTAGAATTATAAACCTAAAAAACTTTAATAGACTTGCTTTAATGTTAGAAAATGAAAGCTTTTTAATTGGCGGAAAAACCAATAAAGAAGACCTATTTATTACTCCGACTTTAATTAACGAACCTTCTTTAGACAGCGAAGTAATGAAAGGCGAAATTTTCGGCCCAATACTCCCTGTAATTTCTTATGAATCTGAAGAAGAAATAGACAAAATTATTTCTAAATACGATAAACCACTTGCATTCTATATTTTTTCTACGGATAAGAAAATCGCTAAAAAAATGATTGCAAAATATTCTTTTGGCGGAGGAACAATTAACGACACAACAGTCCATTTTGTAAATCATAGATTGCCCTTTGGTGGCGTAGGAGAAAGTGGAATTGGTAGTTATCATGGTAAACTAACTTTCGAAATATTTTCTCATAGCAAAGGTGTTGTTACAAGAGGTAATTGGTTAGACTTAACAATTAGATACGCTCCTTATACTGATAAATTAAAAAAATTACGGGCATTATTAAAGTGGACATAA
- a CDS encoding RluA family pseudouridine synthase has protein sequence MHSTKENLQILFEDNHIIIVNKRAGDITQGDKTGDKPLSDVVKEYIKDKYNKPGNVYLGVVHRLDRPTSGIIIFAKTSKSLERLNKMLRDKTINKTYWAVVKNHPKKEKDTLINFLRKNPKNNKSTAYPKEIEGSKKAILHYTVVKKLDNYSLIEVDLETGRHHQIRSQLANIGSPIKGDLKYGFDRSNKDGSIHLHARRIKFIHPVTKEEVNITAPTPKEVIWNACN, from the coding sequence ATGCATTCTACAAAAGAAAATCTACAGATTTTATTTGAAGACAACCATATTATCATTGTAAATAAACGCGCTGGCGATATTACGCAAGGTGATAAAACAGGCGACAAACCTTTAAGTGACGTTGTTAAAGAATATATTAAAGACAAGTATAACAAACCGGGAAACGTTTATCTAGGCGTTGTACACAGATTAGACAGACCCACTTCTGGTATTATTATTTTTGCTAAAACGTCTAAATCTTTAGAGCGTCTTAATAAGATGCTACGCGATAAAACTATTAATAAAACGTATTGGGCGGTTGTAAAAAATCATCCGAAGAAAGAAAAAGATACCTTAATTAATTTCTTAAGAAAGAACCCAAAGAACAATAAATCTACCGCATACCCTAAAGAAATTGAAGGCAGTAAAAAAGCCATTCTACATTATACTGTTGTTAAAAAATTAGACAACTACTCTTTAATAGAAGTAGATTTAGAAACAGGGAGACACCACCAAATAAGATCTCAATTAGCTAATATTGGAAGCCCAATAAAAGGAGATTTAAAATACGGATTTGACAGAAGCAATAAAGATGGAAGCATCCACTTGCATGCCCGTAGAATTAAATTTATACACCCTGTAACCAAAGAGGAAGTTAACATTACCGCTCCAACCCCTAAAGAAGTTATTTGGAACGCTTGTAACTAA
- the yihA gene encoding ribosome biogenesis GTP-binding protein YihA/YsxC, whose protein sequence is MKIRSAEFVMSNSNVTKAPKERVPEYAFIGRSNVGKSSLINMLMERKDLAKISGKPGKTQLINHFKINDEWFLVDLPGYGYAKVSKKKRTIFQFFIENYFKEREQLVCTFVLIDSRHDPQKIDLEFMKFLGENQIPFCIVFTKADKLGSSKINKQITSYKKKLLNTWETLPTSFITSSSTGLGREEFLTFIDGVNEDVAKDFK, encoded by the coding sequence ATGAAAATTAGATCTGCAGAGTTTGTAATGAGCAATAGTAATGTTACTAAAGCTCCAAAAGAAAGAGTGCCCGAATATGCTTTTATTGGTCGCTCTAACGTTGGTAAATCTTCATTAATTAATATGTTAATGGAACGTAAAGATTTAGCTAAAATTTCTGGAAAACCTGGTAAAACACAACTTATTAATCATTTTAAAATAAATGATGAGTGGTTTTTAGTAGATTTACCTGGGTATGGTTACGCCAAAGTTTCTAAAAAGAAAAGAACTATTTTTCAGTTTTTTATAGAAAACTATTTCAAAGAAAGAGAACAATTGGTATGTACTTTTGTTTTAATTGATTCTAGACACGATCCTCAAAAAATTGATTTAGAATTCATGAAGTTCTTAGGAGAAAACCAAATTCCGTTTTGTATTGTTTTTACAAAAGCAGACAAATTAGGAAGCTCTAAAATAAACAAACAAATTACTTCTTATAAAAAGAAATTATTAAACACTTGGGAAACGCTCCCTACCTCTTTTATCACTTCTTCTAGTACAGGATTAGGTAGAGAAGAATTTTTAACATTTATTGATGGTGTTAACGAAGATGTTGCTAAAGATTTTAAATAA
- a CDS encoding alpha/beta fold hydrolase translates to MTDKLTTEGKFTYAEAGEGPAIIILHGLMGALSNFDSTFDHFSNNGYKVLIPELPLYSLPLIKTNVKNLAKFLKDFLEHKNINNAILLGNSLGGHIALYFTKQYPEKVSALVLTGSSGLYEKAMGDSFPKRGNYEYIEQKAREVFYDPAIATKELVDDVYSTVNDRMKALKTLSIAKSAIRHNMANDLPNMKHPTCLIWGKQDGVTPPESAEDFHKLLPNSDLFWLDKCGHAAMMEKPEEFNQVLHKWFVSRNI, encoded by the coding sequence ATGACTGACAAGTTAACAACGGAAGGGAAATTTACATATGCAGAAGCCGGAGAAGGACCTGCAATCATTATTTTACATGGATTGATGGGAGCTTTAAGTAATTTTGACTCAACATTTGATCATTTTTCTAATAATGGATACAAAGTTTTAATCCCAGAACTACCTTTATACTCTTTACCTCTTATAAAAACCAATGTTAAAAACTTAGCAAAGTTCTTAAAAGATTTTTTAGAACATAAAAATATAAATAACGCCATCCTTTTAGGCAATTCTTTAGGAGGTCATATTGCATTGTATTTTACAAAACAATACCCAGAAAAAGTAAGCGCACTTGTACTTACAGGAAGCTCTGGTTTATATGAAAAAGCGATGGGAGATAGTTTTCCTAAAAGAGGAAACTACGAATATATAGAACAGAAAGCTAGAGAGGTCTTTTACGACCCTGCGATTGCTACCAAAGAATTGGTTGATGACGTTTACAGTACTGTAAATGACAGAATGAAAGCTTTAAAAACATTATCTATTGCCAAAAGCGCAATTAGACACAATATGGCAAACGACTTACCAAATATGAAACATCCAACATGTTTAATTTGGGGAAAACAAGATGGTGTTACACCTCCTGAATCGGCAGAAGACTTTCATAAACTTTTACCGAACTCAGACTTGTTTTGGTTAGACAAATGCGGGCATGCAGCAATGATGGAAAAACCAGAAGAATTCAATCAAGTTCTTCACAAATGGTTTGTTTCTAGAAATATATAA
- the mraZ gene encoding division/cell wall cluster transcriptional repressor MraZ, whose amino-acid sequence MVNLIGTYECKSDAKGRLMFSSAFKKQLSSVLQDGFVVKRAVFQPCLELYPMQEWNLMMEKINKLNRFNKKNNDFIRRFTAGVKMVELDATGRILIPKDLFEFAGIKKQVVMSSSVNIIEIWDKDKYEKAIDDAADDFADLAEEVMGNTEFDELS is encoded by the coding sequence GTGGTAAACCTAATTGGTACATATGAGTGTAAATCAGATGCTAAGGGGAGATTGATGTTTTCATCAGCCTTTAAAAAGCAACTGAGTTCTGTGTTACAAGATGGTTTTGTGGTAAAGAGAGCTGTTTTTCAGCCGTGTTTAGAGTTGTATCCGATGCAAGAATGGAATTTGATGATGGAAAAAATCAACAAACTAAACAGATTTAATAAAAAGAACAATGATTTTATTAGAAGATTTACGGCAGGTGTAAAAATGGTTGAGTTAGATGCAACTGGAAGAATTTTAATTCCGAAAGATTTATTTGAGTTTGCGGGTATTAAGAAACAAGTTGTTATGTCGTCCTCTGTAAATATTATAGAGATTTGGGATAAAGACAAGTATGAAAAAGCCATTGATGATGCGGCAGATGATTTTGCTGATTTGGCTGAGGAAGTAATGGGAAATACAGAATTTGATGAATTATCATAA
- the rsmH gene encoding 16S rRNA (cytosine(1402)-N(4))-methyltransferase RsmH, which produces MNYHNPVLLQESVDALSIKEDGVYVDVTFGGGGHSREILKRLGENGRLFGFDQDPDALENVIDDERFVLIPENFRFISRFLRFHGVRKVDGVLADLGVSSHQFDEAERGFSTRFDGDLDMRMNQKSKTSAKEIVNKYSEEKLAEILFLYGELRNSRNIAKTIVEKRQEEKIDTSFQLRQVLQKYLPKAKEHKIIAQIFQAIRIEVNEELDVLKEFLEQMPNLLKEDGRLSVISYHSLEDRLVKRFIRTGLFKGELEKDAFGRSNEPMQKVGKLIIPTPAEVKINNRARSAKLRIATLKK; this is translated from the coding sequence ATGAATTATCATAATCCAGTTTTATTGCAAGAAAGTGTAGATGCGCTTTCTATTAAGGAAGACGGTGTCTATGTAGATGTAACGTTTGGTGGTGGGGGTCACTCAAGAGAAATCTTGAAGAGATTAGGTGAAAACGGAAGGTTGTTTGGTTTTGATCAGGATCCGGATGCTTTAGAGAATGTAATTGATGATGAACGTTTTGTTTTGATTCCTGAGAATTTTAGGTTTATCTCAAGATTCTTGAGGTTTCATGGAGTGAGGAAGGTAGATGGGGTTTTGGCTGATTTAGGTGTTTCTTCTCATCAGTTTGATGAAGCGGAAAGAGGGTTTTCTACTCGTTTTGATGGTGATTTGGATATGAGAATGAATCAAAAATCAAAAACATCGGCAAAAGAAATTGTTAATAAGTATTCTGAAGAGAAATTAGCAGAAATATTGTTTTTATATGGAGAATTAAGAAATTCTAGAAATATAGCAAAAACGATTGTTGAAAAAAGACAAGAAGAAAAAATTGACACAAGTTTTCAGTTAAGACAAGTTTTGCAAAAGTATTTGCCAAAAGCAAAAGAACATAAAATCATAGCACAGATTTTTCAAGCGATAAGAATAGAGGTTAACGAAGAGTTAGATGTTTTAAAAGAGTTTTTAGAGCAAATGCCTAATCTATTAAAAGAAGATGGTCGATTAAGTGTAATCTCTTATCATTCTTTAGAAGATAGATTGGTAAAGAGATTTATAAGAACCGGTTTGTTTAAAGGAGAGTTAGAAAAAGATGCTTTTGGGCGCAGTAATGAGCCGATGCAGAAAGTTGGAAAGTTGATTATTCCTACTCCAGCGGAAGTTAAGATAAATAATAGGGCTCGGAGTGCTAAATTAAGAATAGCAACATTAAAGAAGTAA
- a CDS encoding FtsL-like putative cell division protein, producing the protein MSKAKKNIYDFLRGSFLTDDYAFKNWRIIIFVVALLLIMITSAHNADKKVIQISKLNKKKRELRAVYVDTGTILMRMKMESSIREKAKVRGLEPLKSPPKKIKVTIKD; encoded by the coding sequence ATGTCTAAGGCAAAAAAAAACATCTACGATTTTTTAAGAGGGAGTTTCCTTACGGATGATTATGCTTTTAAAAACTGGCGTATTATCATTTTTGTGGTGGCCTTGTTGCTGATAATGATAACAAGTGCGCATAATGCGGATAAAAAAGTTATTCAGATATCAAAATTGAATAAAAAGAAAAGAGAGTTAAGAGCAGTGTATGTAGATACGGGTACTATTTTAATGAGAATGAAAATGGAATCGAGTATCAGAGAAAAAGCAAAAGTAAGAGGTTTAGAGCCTTTAAAGTCCCCTCCAAAAAAAATTAAAGTAACCATTAAAGATTAA
- a CDS encoding penicillin-binding protein encodes MTLFLLAIVFRVFTIQHSEGEKYRKLFTELAIRQDTIYANKGNVYAADGNLLATSMSKFTIRMDVVAVASEVFEKNIVGLSKELSGMFGRTPYYYQNKLRTAKKRRNRYLLIARNIGYTDYLKIKQFPIFNKGVYKGGFIAEHKTVRAHPIGKIAERTIGYDDFRGEAGIEGAFADYMQGENGLRWKQKIAKNQWKPINDVNEKEPIDGHDIITTIDVNIQDITHHALLDNLKYFEAEHGCAVVMETATGEIKAISNLGRTSKGTYYEKRNYAVWESHEPGSTFKLASLMVALDDKVIDTSTIVDTEKGRIYVNNRKVEDSHRGGYGKISAARVLEVSSNVGVVKIIKKFYDKNPEKYYNKIVEYGFTKPIGFQIKGEGMPYIPNPKDKAWSKISLEWMAWGYGISVTPMQTLMFYNAVANNGVMVKPRFVKELRKEDKTEKLFETEIVNPKIASDETLAKLKKVLENVVTKGTARNIYSPNFSMAGKTGTAQKYIPKHVDDKGKTVYGHYSTKHYVTSFVGFFPADKPKYSCIVVIHDPKKEKGYYGATVAGPVFKEIAQKIYTTTPIDNQSVKDKTEFASIDKQYLNFDKKLNKEYQEIPDVRGMSGMDALSLLENIGLKVQVSGSGKVKSQSLRKGEKLIKGRTIILKLS; translated from the coding sequence ATGACGCTTTTTTTGTTAGCTATTGTGTTTCGTGTATTTACGATTCAGCATTCAGAAGGAGAAAAATATAGAAAGCTTTTTACAGAGTTAGCAATTAGGCAAGATACCATTTACGCTAATAAAGGTAATGTGTATGCGGCAGATGGTAATTTGTTGGCAACATCGATGTCTAAATTTACTATTAGAATGGATGTGGTTGCTGTAGCGAGTGAGGTTTTTGAGAAAAACATTGTTGGTTTGTCTAAAGAACTTTCCGGTATGTTTGGGAGAACTCCTTATTATTATCAAAATAAATTAAGAACGGCAAAAAAGAGAAGAAATAGGTATCTCTTAATTGCAAGAAATATTGGTTATACAGATTACTTAAAAATAAAGCAATTTCCAATTTTTAATAAAGGGGTTTATAAGGGTGGTTTTATTGCAGAACATAAAACAGTTAGAGCGCATCCGATAGGTAAAATAGCAGAGCGTACTATTGGGTATGATGATTTTAGAGGAGAAGCCGGTATAGAAGGTGCTTTTGCAGATTATATGCAAGGAGAAAATGGTTTAAGATGGAAGCAGAAAATTGCTAAAAACCAATGGAAACCAATTAATGATGTAAATGAGAAAGAGCCTATCGATGGCCATGATATTATTACAACAATAGATGTTAATATTCAGGATATAACGCATCATGCGTTGTTAGATAACTTAAAATATTTTGAGGCAGAACATGGTTGTGCGGTAGTTATGGAAACGGCAACTGGTGAAATTAAAGCAATTTCTAATTTAGGGAGAACTTCTAAAGGAACGTATTACGAAAAAAGAAACTATGCTGTTTGGGAAAGTCATGAGCCTGGTTCTACTTTTAAGTTGGCAAGTTTAATGGTGGCTTTAGATGATAAAGTGATAGATACTTCTACAATTGTAGATACCGAGAAAGGGAGGATTTATGTAAATAATAGAAAAGTAGAAGATTCTCACAGAGGTGGATATGGTAAAATTTCTGCAGCAAGAGTTTTAGAGGTTTCTTCTAATGTTGGTGTGGTGAAGATTATAAAAAAGTTTTATGATAAAAATCCTGAAAAATATTATAATAAAATAGTTGAATATGGTTTTACAAAACCTATTGGGTTTCAGATAAAAGGAGAAGGAATGCCTTATATACCGAATCCTAAAGATAAAGCTTGGAGTAAAATATCTTTAGAATGGATGGCTTGGGGGTATGGGATTTCTGTTACGCCAATGCAAACATTAATGTTTTACAATGCGGTTGCAAACAATGGTGTTATGGTAAAACCAAGATTTGTTAAGGAGTTAAGAAAAGAAGATAAAACGGAGAAACTTTTTGAAACCGAAATTGTGAACCCTAAAATAGCTTCAGATGAAACTTTAGCAAAGTTAAAGAAAGTGTTAGAAAATGTTGTAACTAAAGGTACGGCACGTAATATTTATTCTCCTAATTTTTCTATGGCAGGCAAAACAGGAACGGCACAAAAATACATTCCAAAACATGTAGATGATAAGGGCAAAACAGTATATGGGCATTATTCTACCAAGCATTATGTGACGTCATTTGTAGGTTTTTTTCCTGCGGATAAACCAAAATATTCTTGCATTGTGGTTATTCACGATCCAAAGAAAGAGAAAGGGTATTATGGGGCAACGGTTGCTGGACCTGTGTTTAAAGAGATTGCTCAGAAAATTTACACAACAACACCAATAGATAATCAATCTGTAAAAGATAAAACAGAATTTGCGTCAATAGATAAGCAATACTTAAATTTTGATAAAAAATTAAACAAGGAGTATCAAGAAATTCCAGATGTTAGAGGGATGTCCGGAATGGATGCTTTGTCTTTGTTAGAGAATATTGGATTAAAAGTGCAAGTTTCAGGATCAGGAAAAGTGAAGTCTCAATCACTACGTAAGGGAGAAAAGTTAATAAAAGGAAGAACAATTATTTTAAAACTTTCATAA
- a CDS encoding UDP-N-acetylmuramoyl-L-alanyl-D-glutamate--2,6-diaminopimelate ligase, producing MKNLKDILYQVAIHQVFGLTDVEVSAIVFDSRKIEKNAVFVAQKGVSVDGHLYIEKAISLGAIAIICEDFPADKKEGITYVQVADANVALAVMASNFYDNPSKKLPLVGVTGTNGKTTIASLLYQLFKRAGYKVGLLSTVKVLVDETEFKATHTTPDSVTINSYLDKMIDEGVDYCFMEVSSHGIHQKRTEGLTFAGGVFTNLSHDHLDYHKTFAEYRDVKKSFFDLLPKSAFALTNIDDKNGDFMLQNTKAKKKTYALKTLADYKAKILEKQFSGTLLKLNDTEVWTKLIGQFNASNLLAIYATAELLGLEKLEILTIISQLENVSGRFEYVVSGDGVTAIVDYAHTPDALKNVLETINDIRTGNEKLITVVGCGGDRDKTKRSKMAHIASQLSSQAIFTSDNPRTENAQTILDEMEVGVAAENYKKTLSILDRRQAIKTACKFSENGDIILIAGKGHEDYQEINGFRVHFDDLEEVKSCFNQLKNN from the coding sequence CTGAAGAATTTAAAAGACATATTATATCAGGTTGCTATTCACCAAGTATTTGGACTTACAGATGTTGAGGTGAGTGCTATTGTTTTCGATTCTAGAAAGATTGAAAAGAATGCTGTTTTTGTTGCTCAAAAAGGAGTTTCTGTAGATGGTCATTTATATATAGAGAAAGCAATTTCTTTGGGAGCAATCGCAATTATTTGCGAAGATTTTCCTGCGGATAAAAAAGAAGGCATTACTTATGTTCAAGTTGCAGATGCAAATGTAGCTTTGGCTGTTATGGCTTCTAATTTTTATGATAATCCATCAAAAAAACTTCCTTTAGTAGGAGTTACAGGGACAAATGGAAAAACAACAATAGCATCGCTTTTATATCAATTATTTAAAAGAGCAGGTTATAAAGTTGGTTTGCTTTCTACGGTAAAGGTTTTGGTTGATGAAACGGAGTTTAAAGCAACACATACAACACCAGATTCTGTAACAATCAATAGTTATTTAGATAAAATGATTGATGAAGGTGTAGATTATTGTTTTATGGAAGTGAGTTCTCATGGAATTCATCAAAAAAGGACAGAAGGGTTAACGTTTGCAGGTGGGGTTTTTACCAACTTATCACACGATCATTTAGATTATCATAAAACATTTGCAGAATATAGAGATGTAAAGAAATCATTTTTTGATTTGTTACCAAAATCTGCTTTTGCATTGACAAATATTGATGATAAAAATGGCGACTTTATGTTGCAAAACACCAAAGCAAAGAAGAAAACGTATGCGTTAAAAACGCTAGCAGATTATAAAGCGAAGATTTTAGAAAAGCAATTTTCTGGAACCCTTTTAAAGTTAAATGATACAGAAGTTTGGACGAAGTTAATCGGTCAATTTAATGCTTCTAATTTATTGGCAATTTATGCTACGGCAGAATTATTAGGTTTAGAAAAATTAGAAATCTTAACGATTATAAGTCAGTTAGAAAATGTAAGCGGACGTTTTGAATATGTGGTTTCTGGTGATGGAGTTACAGCAATTGTAGATTATGCACATACGCCAGATGCTTTAAAAAATGTGTTAGAAACTATTAATGATATTAGAACTGGTAACGAGAAATTAATTACAGTTGTTGGTTGTGGTGGTGATAGAGATAAAACAAAAAGGTCTAAAATGGCACACATTGCTTCACAATTAAGTAGTCAAGCAATTTTTACGTCAGACAATCCAAGAACAGAAAATGCGCAAACTATTTTAGATGAAATGGAAGTTGGTGTTGCTGCAGAAAATTATAAAAAAACATTATCAATTTTAGATAGAAGACAAGCAATAAAAACAGCTTGCAAGTTTTCTGAAAATGGAGATATCATATTAATTGCCGGAAAAGGACATGAGGATTATCAAGAAATAAACGGATTTAGAGTTCATTTTGATGATTTAGAAGAAGTGAAAAGTTGTTTCAACCAATTAAAAAATAATTAA
- the mraY gene encoding phospho-N-acetylmuramoyl-pentapeptide-transferase, whose product MLYYLFEYLESIMDFPGAGLFHFITFRAAAAFILSLLISTIYGKRIIDFLRNQQVGETVRDLGLDGQKQKSGTPTMGGVIIILATLIPVLLLAKLDNIYVIILIITTVWMGLIGFLDDYIKVFKKDKGGLSGKFKVLGQVGLGIIVGSMLYFNDGVTIKEQLPKDQQIVNKEGRKIVFGEAHKSTKTTVPFLKNNELDYSKALSFLGDGYEKYGWIVFIFVVVFIVTGVSNGANLTDGIDGLAAGSSAIMVIALALFAWVSGNIIFADYLDVMYIPNSGEMTVFILAFAGALIGFLWYNTYPAQVFMGDTGSLTIGGIIAVIAIAIRKELLLPILAGIFVVENLSVIMQVSWFKYTRKKYGEGRRIFRMSPLHHHYQKLSYHESKIVVRFWIVGILLAVLTIVTLKLR is encoded by the coding sequence ATGCTGTATTATTTATTTGAATATTTAGAAAGTATAATGGATTTTCCTGGTGCAGGATTGTTTCATTTTATCACATTTAGAGCTGCAGCGGCCTTTATTTTATCCTTATTAATTTCTACCATTTATGGTAAAAGAATTATCGATTTTTTAAGAAATCAACAAGTTGGAGAAACGGTAAGAGATTTAGGTTTAGATGGTCAAAAACAAAAATCAGGCACACCAACAATGGGTGGTGTTATTATCATTTTAGCAACATTAATTCCGGTTTTATTATTAGCCAAATTAGATAATATTTATGTAATCATTTTGATTATAACCACGGTTTGGATGGGGTTAATTGGTTTTTTAGATGATTATATAAAAGTTTTCAAAAAAGATAAAGGCGGTTTAAGCGGTAAGTTTAAAGTTTTAGGTCAGGTTGGTTTAGGGATCATTGTTGGGTCTATGCTTTATTTTAACGATGGAGTTACCATTAAAGAACAATTACCTAAAGACCAGCAAATAGTAAATAAAGAAGGTAGAAAAATTGTTTTTGGTGAAGCGCATAAATCAACAAAAACAACGGTTCCTTTTTTAAAGAACAATGAGTTAGATTACTCTAAAGCATTGAGTTTTTTAGGTGATGGTTATGAAAAATATGGATGGATAGTTTTCATATTTGTAGTTGTTTTTATTGTAACAGGTGTTTCTAATGGAGCAAATTTAACGGATGGAATAGATGGTTTGGCAGCAGGTTCGTCGGCTATTATGGTTATAGCTTTGGCGCTCTTTGCATGGGTTTCTGGTAACATCATTTTTGCAGATTACTTAGATGTAATGTATATACCAAACTCTGGAGAAATGACTGTTTTTATATTGGCATTTGCAGGGGCTTTAATTGGTTTTCTTTGGTATAATACCTACCCAGCACAAGTTTTTATGGGCGATACAGGTAGTTTAACAATTGGTGGTATTATAGCTGTTATTGCAATTGCAATTCGTAAAGAATTATTGTTACCAATTTTAGCAGGAATATTTGTGGTTGAAAACCTATCGGTAATTATGCAGGTTTCTTGGTTTAAGTATACTAGGAAAAAATACGGAGAAGGAAGAAGAATTTTTAGAATGTCTCCGTTACATCACCATTATCAGAAATTAAGTTATCACGAAAGTAAAATTGTAGTCCGTTTTTGGATTGTTGGAATTTTACTAGCCGTACTTACAATTGTAACCTTAAAATTAAGATAG